ATAGTACAACAAGAACGCCAGCGACTCAAGCGGGCTAAGCTGATCCTGGAAGAAGAACTTGACAAACAGCCACCGTGGCGCGGTTCAGTGAAAAAACGCTCAAACGTTTTTTAAAAGAGTTGGCGCAAGCTGGAATCGGGTTCGCAAAAGACCAAAAGAAAAGCCGGATGCGGCCTTGTATGAAGTAAGAAGACAAGCCGTAGCGATGATAGATGCGCAGTACCGTGCCGGGCATATTGACTTATACTACGGGGACGAAACCCGCATTTCTACCGAAGGGTATGTGCCTTATGCTTGGCAATTCGCTGACGAAGAAGTAGCCATTGAAGTGAGGCGCGGGGCGGCCATTAATGTGCTTGGCCTGCTCAGTAGAGGCAATCAACTAATCTATCGGACTACCCCCGACAACATCAATGCTGATTTTGTGATTGAACAGTTGGAAAGCTTGTCTTGGCATATCATCAGGCCTACCGTAGTGGTACTGGACAATGCCAGTGTACATAAGGCACGAAAGTTAGCCCAATGTATTGACCGTTGGCAACAACGCGGGCTATTCTTATGCTACTTGCCCCCGTATAGCCCTCATTTAAACATCATTGAACGCTTTTGGAAAGAACTCAAAGAAGGTTGTATCCGACCAGAAGACTACCAATCAGCTGATACAATCTTCTATGCCGTAGACCGGGCACTGGCCGCTACCGGCCAGCAGGTCAAAATTAACTTCGCAGATTATCAATATAGTTATAACTAATTTAGGTCAGGTACTTAAGCACCAATGGGTTGCCCCTTCTTTTGTAGGTTAGCCCGGATACGGGCAGCTACCATAGCTTCATTTTCCGTAAAAGGTAGTATTTCGACATCATTCAAGAACCCCAGAACTGCCTCTCGGGTAGTTTTTTTCATTTGAGGATTTCTGAACAAGCCGTATCGGAGTTCATGAGCGGTAATGCATGATATTTTCACCTCAGATGGCGATAATGCTTTTATGTGATCCAGGGTATTGGCATCCCTCTTGGCCAAATCACCTACTGCGCAGGCGTCTAACAAATAAAGCATTTTAAAAAATATCGTCCCGAGGACTCTTCAGCTCAGAACGGTAGGATTCAAAACGATCTAGCGTAGGTTCATCAACTAATTTATCTATCCAAGTGCCCCAGGAGGATTTCTGTTCTCGTTGCAAAAGCTGCTCAATTGCCCGACGAATAGCTGCATTTTTACTGATTCCTTTATTCTTAGCATAAGAATCAATTTGAATCTTTAATGCTTCCGGTAAATAAATTGATATATTCATGATATAACATGTTATAATAACTACGATAGGATAAAAGAAATGTTGTAGAAGTTATGCAAGCATTGTTTAAGCTCAGAGGGTTTCGGCTCTTGCACTTTTTTATTTACTGAATATGCAGGCAATCCTTTTGGTGCTGCTTTTCGTTACTATGGTATAGTCAAGGCCAAAAAAATCAGTATATTCATCAGCAATCATTATAATTACCATCATGGATGTTGCCACTAAATACCGAATCGTTGAGAAAATTATCAATACGGAAGATGAAGGTTTACTGAAAGAAATTGATGCATTACTAAATCTATCTGATGCTGATTTTTGGGATGATCTTTCTGCCTCAACAAAAGCCTCTATTCAGCGAGGGTTAGAGGATGCCCAACAGGGCAGAACCCGACCCCACCAAGAAGTGATGAATGAGATTAAGACTCGCTTCTCAAAATAAGATCGAGATGGCCTATACCGTTATTTGGTCAGTAGAAGCTGAAACTACCTACGCTAACTTGCTAAATTTTTTGGAGGAACGTTGGTCAGACAGACAAATCAACCGCTTCATAGAAAGGAGTGAGGAAGTTATCCGTTTCATTGGAAATAATCCTCTTATGTACCCTTGCTCTAAAACACGGGAAATACATCGCGCCGTGATTAGCAAGCAAACTAGTTTATACTACTACATTACGGGAGAGGTAGTCGTACTACTAAGTTTTGAAGACAATCGGCAGAATCCCAAAAGGTCAAAATACTAGTGTTGCCAGTTGCTTTGCTTTACCCTTCAACTTACAAAAGCGCAAGGGTTTCGGCTCTTGTGCTCTTTTGTTGATGGAAACTAATCTTTTTGGGACTGCTTTTCGTTAGAAAAAGGTATATCGAATAAATTATAAGCTCAGAAGAGCTACTTTTTGTCAAAAGTATATAATTATGGGAAATGCTGAGCTAAAACTAAATATATTCAGGATAGTAGATCAGCTCTCGGAGCGGGAGCTACAAAAGCTCTATGGTATGGTTAGCGACTTAGTGAGCAATGATACCACTCCTTCAAGCCTCCCATGGGATCATTTGTCAGGAGGTGAGCGCACCGCGATAGAAAAGGGATTATCACAACTTGAACAGGGGCAAGGTATACCTCATCAGGAAGTGATGAATAACTTTAGAAAAAAGTATAGTGGATGAACCGGGAAATTGTCTGGTCACCGCTGGCGCAGCAAGACGTTGAGCAACAGCTTGACTACTTGACCCGAGAGTGGAGGATGCAGGTGGGAATTGACTTGCTAGAACGGATAGATGAAGTGTTAGCTGCCATCACCAGTGATCCTACTACCTACTATCAGGTAGATGCCTCTCGTCAGATTCATAAGTTTATGGTCAATAAGTATACGGTGCTTTACTATCAAGTAACCACTGAGGCTATTCGCCTGATTACCTTTTGGGATGGCCGCCAAGATGAAAAGAAGCTTACCGAGCGATTGAAAAATAGCTAGCAGATCGTCAACTCGTATAGCAATCTGATTTCTTTAATTATAGGAGCGCAGTAGTTTCGGCTCTTGCGCTTTTTTTGTTTGTAGGCGTAGGGCCACATCCTTTTGGTGCTGCTTTTCGTTGGAAAAAGGTATATTCGTTCGCAAATGAATTATCCTATGACCAGAATTACGATAGATATATCGCGAATAGAAGATCAGCGATTAATAGAAGAACTATTGGCGCGCTTGGGTATACCCAGTCGGGTAGAGCAAGTGCCTGCCAACGGTCAGCAAGTAGTAGCTATCATGCAAGAAATTGCTGAGAGCCGAAGCGCAAATAAAGTAGAAGCCCCCATAGACTGGCAACGGGAAATACGCCAAGACCGCCCCCTACCTTTCCGAAATTAGATGGTGCTAGTTGATAGTAATATCATTATCTACGGTATCCACCCTGACTATCAATCGGTGCGGGATTATCTAGCTCAGCAGGAAATTGCTGTATCCGATATTACCTTCATCGAGGTTTTAGGGTTTCACGCCTTAACGGAAAAAGACGAAAAAAAGCTAAAACAACTATTTTCAGTATGCCACCGATACGGCTTGGATGCTAAAGTTATTGAACAAGCTATCAACCTGCGCCAACAGAAGAAAATATCACTGGGCGATACTATTATTGCTGCCACTGCCCTAGAGCATGAACTGCTGTTGGTCACCGCCAACGAAGAAGATTTTGATTGGATTGCTGACCTCAAAATTCATAACCCTGTGACTTCATAAAATACACAAGCGCAGGAGTTTCGGCTCTTGCGCGTGCTGTTTCACAGAATTACTTCTTCTGATCCTAGTATTGGAATTTGGCTGGCTTTGAAATCTTTTTTGTTTCGGGTGATAATGGCATCTACTTCTCCCTGTCGTAGTGCACAAAAATATTGAGCACCATCTTCAAAGTCCTTAAATTTGGAAGTGATCGCTGCTAATAAATCTTCCTTATAAATAGGTTGGATATTGATGTATTGAAGTAACCTTCCGATTTTTTCCTTGGCATCATCCCTACCGACCTCCTTTTCTAAAATATAATAAGCCGTTATTATCGAGTTGTCAGATGTCCATAGCTGCCATTGCTTTGTTCTCCCTTGGTTAAAAATTTGTAAGGCAAACTTTCCAAACGGCTTTCGGTTACCTAAAAAGTCTAGGATAATGTTGATATCTAGAAAATAGACCTTCATCGCCAGTGCTTTTCGGCTAGGATAGTACGAACAGTCTGTTTATCATCCGTGTCGGTAGGAAGATCAACCGAACCAAATAGCCCTTCAAACTCTTTAGGTACTTCTTCAATAGCCTCTTCTGAAGAGGTAATTCTTTCTAGATACGATTCCACCAGATCAGATAAACTTCGGTTGGTATGTTTTGCATACTGCTTTGCTTTTTCAATAATTGTCTTATCTAAAGTCAATGTTAACTTAGTAGGCATAACACGTGTATTTTTTTCAATAATACGTATTTGCTTCAACTTTGTTTTCTATTTACCTTTAGAACTAAAGGTGGGTTGGAGGTTCAAATACAGTTAATCTATTCTGTGCCTGCTTACATAAGGAACGATAACACAGTAAAGTATCTATCCTAAAACAGTTTGTCTGCTAGTAATTAAGTGAATAACTCAAGAGCATTCAGTAGTCAAGCTTTTTATATCCCCGAGTGAAATTCGGCGGTAGCTTAACACATTTTTTAAAGCAGGTAGAAAGATGAACTGACTATACTTCTACTATTCACGTGCAAACGTAGGCAGAAAAATATCCCTCAGTATGGCAAAAGGCAATTTATCCTCTTCAGAATTGTAAGCGCCACCGGTAAATACCGCTACCATGTCCATTTCAGGAATTACCATAATATACTGTCCGCCGTTTCCGGTAGCAACTTTAGCGATGGTAATATTGCCGTTTACCTTGAACGGAATATTCCACCACAGATAACCATAATCAATGCCGGTGATTTTGGTTTTAGGGGTGGTAGCTTCTTCAATCCACTGTGCAGATACTACTTGCTTGCCGTTCCACTGCCCTCGGTTAAGGATTAATTGCCCAATTTTGGCCATGTCGCGAGAAGTTAGGTACAAGCGTTTACCCGATGGGATTACATTTTTGTCAGATGTATGTCCCCACTGTACATTGTGAATGCCCAATGGCTCAAACAAGCATTTTTCCGCAAACTGGTCAATCGCTGTTCCTGAAGCCTGACTGATGATTTCGGCTGCCAGTACCACTCCCATTGAACAGTAATTAGAAACCGTTCCGGGATCATTCACCATTGGCAAGTTGAGGGTATACTGTAGCCAATCCTTCTTTTTATACACCCGGTCTTCCTGCCCCTTTGATTTCTTGTCCCAATCGTTACACTCCAGCCCCGTCGACATAGTTAAGAGGTGTTTGATGGTAATATCTTCCTTACGATCATCCAAGTTTTTAGTCGGGACGGGAGTTTTCAGGTACTTGAATATAGGATCGTTAACACTCTCAATAACCCCTTTATCAATGGCGATACCCATTAAAATTGCCCGAATACTTTTGGTGGTAGAGCGTAAGTCGTGCGGCTGATCTACTGAATTCCCACCAAAGTATTCCTCAAGAATAAGTCGCCCATCTTTCACTAACAGCACACTATGAATTTTATGCTCTTCGCGCTGCAACTGGCTGAATAGTTGGTATATCCGGGTGGTATCAATCTTTTGAGATTGTAGATCGCTGGTCATCCACCCATCTTCCAGTTTTTCAGGTTGCTGGTAAGTGTACGTATTTTGTCCGTAGCTGGCAGTATTGGCGAATACCGAAAAGAGTATAAAGGTTGCTATGTTTTTTATCATCAAACGATAACGCAGAGACCATCAAATCCATATGTCTTTTAAGGAAAACATATAGTCTTTCGTTTTCCCTGATCTGGTATTGCAACAAAAAAGTGGACAAATAATTAAGTCGCTTTCGTAATCCAATTTTTTTGGTAAAACTCGTCAGGCGAAAGGTGTCCTAGATACGCGTGTTGTCGCTCTCTGTTATACCATCCCTCGATAAACTCAAATATTTTTTGCCGGGCAATTTTTACAAAAGGGAAAGAAAAGTGATTGACCATTTCTGATTTGAGAATCTTAAAAAAAGCCTCGGCCACTGCATTATCCCAACAATCACCCTTCCGGCTCATACTTTGCGCTACAAAAGGGTGAGCTTCGAGTATTTTTCTAAAATCCTGACAAGCATATTGTACGCCCCGATCAGAATGCAAGATCAGTTTTTTGGTAGTGGGGCGATTTCTGATGGCCATCTTCCAGGCCGGAATAACAGTATGTACTGCTTGTAATGATTCACTCATCGCCCAGCCGACTACTTTTCGGTCGTACAAGTCTAGCATTACAGTCAAGTACATCCATCCCCGAGCAACTTTAATATACGTGATATCTGATACCCAAACTTCAGCGGGCCGATCTACCGAAAACTGTCGGTTCAACAAATTCTCAGAAGCTGGAAAATTGTGTTTGCTGTCGGTAGTGACCACGTATTTTTTCTTAACTATGCTCTTCAAACCCATCTTTTTCATCATGCGGGCCACTCGGGGTCGCGATACATGCATTCCTTCTTTTTTCAATTCATGCGTAATTTTTGGGCTGCCGTATCGCTGGTGGCTTTTATCAAAAATTGTTTTGATCTTTTTTTGGAGCTGATCATTCTCTTCTGAACGCTTGCTCGGTTTGCGCTGCAACCACTTGTAGTAGCCACTGCGACTCACCCTGAGTACTTTACACATCTTCTCGATAGCAAATTGGTGAGTATGTTGCTTCATGAATGCGAAAATTTGCTGCCTACGCGGCGCGGTCGTTCCTGGAAAAGATGCTCACGGCCTTTTTTAAGATGTCCCGTTCGATCTGTGCTTCCTTCAACTCTTTTTTCAAGCGGGTAATCTCAGCTTGTTCTTCAGTCATGCGGTGATTTCCGTTTCCCGAAAAGCTGGCTTCTTGGTACCGAGCCAGTTCTCGTTTCCAACGGGAAACGAACTCTACCCGGATGCCAAATTCTTCACTGATGGATCGGGCGGTTTTTCCGCTCTTGTAGAGCTCCACGATCATTCGCTTAAACTCCTGGTCATAACGTTTTCTTGGTGTTTTCATGCTAGTAAGTTAATGAGTATTGACTTAACTTACTGTCCACTCAAATGTAGCAAGTCCAATCTAATAGACTTCCTATTTGATCACATCATAGCTCAGGATGGTCATGCCTTCGTCAAAGGATTCTTGGTTGGTTAAGTGAAGCTTCCAAGTACGATCCAGATTACTGAATAACTTGACTCCGGTACCAAGTATAATTGGATTGATCTTAATCCGCACCTCATCAACTTGACCATGTTGCAGAAGCCATGCTGCCAACATTCCACCTCCGCATAAGTAAATATCCTTAGTGGAAGTTTTTCGTATCTCTTTTATCAAATTCGCATCCATACTACATACATGAACGCCTTCTTCACAATTTTCTAAATAGAGGTGTTCCGAAAAAATATAATTCCTCATTCCTGGATATGCCTTGCTTCCAGGTTTTAGGCCAAATTTGAAGCCGACTTCATACGTTTTTCTTCCCATTAGCACAGTATCAAACCCCGACAAGTCTGACTTATACTTCTCTACGCCCTCTCCTTCATAAAAGAAGGAGGAAATATCATTGTGCGATCCGGCAATAAATCCGTCTATTGAAGTGGCTACGTAATAAACTATTTTGCTTTGCATCTATTAAGTGTTTTAAATGTGTTTGGCAAAGCTCGAGGGATTTTCACCCAAAGTATAGTAAAAAGTTTACCTACTCAGTCGAGGTTGATGACGTGGGGATAGGCTTTGTTTCTTTTCACGTAGGCACCGGGAGTCATTAGTGTTACTTCCTTGAACTTTTTGATGAAATGGGTTTGATCGTAGAACCCACAAGAATAGGCTATCTGGGCGAAAGATATACTTTGAGGCTCATTCAGCAGCTTGATTGCCCGATTTATTCTATTCAGGGTTTGGAGCTTCTTAGGAGTAGTCCCTATTGATTTCTTGAATTCGCTCAGTATATGCTTCTGCGAGTATTTGTGCTCCACACTTAGTGATTTGAGCGTGGCATGATCGTAAGTGCCAAAGTTCATAATGACCTCTTTGATACCCGATCTAAATTCGGTGTTGGATAGCTTCTTGAGAAAGAACGTTTCTAATAAAGCAATCCTGTCTTTGAATGCTTTCTTGAGTATTAGTTTTTCTCTAAGCTCCGCTAAGCCCGTACTCGAGATCAACTCCGGATCTAATAGTTGATTGTTAATTTCATTTGCCGGAACCTTCAATAGGTGAGCAAGTCCGTAGGCTTCAAATTGAACTGAAATAGTGGAGGCATTTTTCTCGGACAAATAAATTATAGGTCTCGATAAAAAGCCAGTAATCCATGAGCTGGATAATCGAGTTGGTTTGTTAGTGTTTTCTGCGTTTGTGATACTATATCTTGGATTATCATCCAGCGTAATAATTAAGCGAGGGCTTCCATCAGGAAGCAGCATCTCAAAGTTTGACGATCCTGTATACCCTTCATAGCAAATGATAGAGCTGATAAAATTCCTTATCGGATAGTCGGAAATATGAAAGTTGAGTATCAAAATATGCGTTTCGGATGGTTCAGCCTAATGTGCCTAAACAAAGCTACTTCATTTTCTTGCTGCCGTAATAGTTTAATGCTTGGTTCTGCGAAGTTCTCATTGGCTAAAAACTTCATTACGCTGATTTTCTTCTTATCTCAGTAATTAGACCATCTCTTACGCAGTCGTTCAGGTAGGCAAATACTGCCTGTAAGTCTTCCTTTTTTAGATGAGGGTAGGAAGAAAGTAAAGTATCTTCAGTCCACTCGCTAGCTAACCGCTCTAAAATAAACTCTACCGACAAGCGAGTACCCTTAATTACGGGTTTGCCTAAAAGTACGTTCTTGTCTGACGCTATTCGCTGAGTCCAGTCCATAGAATTGTTTACGTAGATGACTATAAAATGATTCTCTTTTGAGTACAGCCATGTAAACGCTTGGTTCACGGCCTGAATTCATATAATTTTGCCCGAAGCTAAACCAGTTGGCAAGCAATTGGTTATATTATTTTTCCAACGAAGTACATTCACCGCCCTGGTGAAGAATTGGTAGACGTTCATGTGGATTAGGCTGGCGCATTTTATTATTCGGTTTCGGTTAGGGTTAATGCTACTGCTAGCGGTAATTACTGCCGTGATGGCTTACAAAATTCCCGACTTAGAGTTAAGCTACGACTACGTAGAGGCGGTACCCGACGATGATCCCGCCATGATCTACTACCAACAGTTTAAAGAACAGTTTGGGGAAGATGCTAACCTGCTGGTGATTGGTGTTCAGGATTCTGCTTTATACCAAGCTGAGAACTTTCGCCGGTTTAAGTACTTCTGCGATGAAGTAGAAAAACTGTCGGGCGTAAAGTACACGGTATCGTTACCCCAGCTTCAGGTACTCAGCAAAAATACTGAAGATAAACGCTTTGAGCTCAAACCATTGTTTACTTCGGTTCCCGATGAACAAGCTGCGTTAGATAGCCTTCTACAGATTGCTCGAGACTTCCAATTGTACTCCGATCAGCTTATTAATCCGGAAAATGGGGCTACGCTCATGCTGGTATCGGTAGAAAGTAACACACTAAATTCGGATAAGCGCGAATTGCTGGTACCCGACATTCAGCAGTTGGGTAGTAGCTTTTCGGAAGTTACCGGCATTGAACTACACTACGCGGGCATTCCTTTTGTACGCACCGTAATGAACGGTAAAATTCGAGCAGAACTACGCCTATTCCTAATTCTATCGGTACTCGTTACTGCCTTAATTCTCTGGATATTTTTCCGCTCCTGGGATGCCGTGGTATTTCCGTTGGTAGTGATTGGGGTGATGGTAGTTTGGTCGGTAGGTACCCTGGCGTGGATGGGCTACCAAATTACTGTTCTATCAGGACTGCTGCCACCCATTATTGTGATTATTGGAATTCCTAATAGCGTTTACCTCATCAATAAGTACCATCAGGAGTACCGCACCCACGGCGATAAGGTGAAAGCCCTAAATCGGATCATTCAGAAAATTGGGATGGCTACCTTGATTACGAACGTTACTACGGCTATCGGGTTTTTGGTGCTCTGGTTTGCCGATATTTCCATTTTGGAAGAGTTCGGTATTGTGGCCGGGGTGAATATTCTCGCCACTTTTCTGGTCAGCATCATCGTCATTCCTTCGGTGTTTTCCTATCTCCCTCCACCCAGCGACCGACAGCTAAAGCATCTTCGCTTTTCGCTCATTGATTGGATACTTACCAAGCTAGACTTACTTGTTCACCGCCACCGTTATCGGGTGCTGGGAGCATCAGTGTTGGTAGCAGTTATCTTCTCGGTTGGTTTGCTACGCATTGAATCCGTTTCGTATTTGGTAGATGGGGTTCCGGCCGATAGTCAGATCAAACGCGATATGCAGTTCTTTGAGGGTAATTTTTCGGGCATTATGCCGATGGAGATTGTGGTAGATACGCACAAGAAACGATCGGCTACCCGCGTGGCTACCCTACAGAAAGTAGAAGAATTTGAGGACTATTTGAATCAAAACCCAGCAATTGCTCCCCCCGTTTCTTTGGCCAGCTTTGTGAAGGCTGCCCGCCAAGCGTTCTACAACGGAGACTCGGCGTTTTACACGCTGCCCAATAAACGAGACCAAGCGTTTGTACTTCGTTACTTAAAAAATACCCAAGATAGCTGGAGTAAAAGTAACTCAGCTTCGTCACCCGATTTACTCAACGGCTTGGCCGATAGTACCGGGCAGCAGATTCGCATTTCGCTGCGAGTAGCTGATGTTGGTTCTAACGAAATCAAGAAATTGGTGGAAGAAAAAATCCGTCCGAAAGCAGATGAAATTTTCGGCGATTCTGAAACCGATGTCTTCATTACCGGAGCCAGTCTGTTATTTACAAAAGGGAATGAATTTCTGATCGATAACTTGCTGGTGAGCCTGATGATTGCCTTCGGCATTATTGCGGTTATCATGGCACTGTTGTTCGGTAGTGTGCGGATGATTTTTATTTCGCTGGCTCCCAACGTGATTCCGCTTATTGTCACCGCCGGAATTATGGGCTTTGTCGGGATACCGCTCAAACCTAGCACCGCCATCATTTTCAGTATTGTGTTTGGTATTTCAGTTGACGATTCCATTCACTTTCTGGCCAAGTACCGCCAAGAATTGAAGAGCAATCACTTCTTTGTACCCATTGCCATTAGCAAGAGCTTGCGAGAAACTGGTACTAGTATGATCTACACCTCCATTATTCTATTCTGTGGCTTTATTATCTTCGCAGCCTCCAGCTTAAGTGGCACTCAGTATCTGGGCATTCTTACTTCGCTCACGCTAGTGATTGCCATGTTTACTAACCTCACTGTACTACCGGCCTTACTGATGATTTTTGACAACGGCAAAGGCATTGCGGGAAAAAGTAATCAACCCTTGTTTCATCTCATTGAGCACTACGATGACTTTTATCAGGAAGATGAAGACGAAGAAATTGACCTTAGTCGCTTACAAGTTAATCAACCTACTAAACGAGACTACTCAGAAGCTAAGAAAGAGGACTGACTAATTGATGCTTAATTCTGGCAAAGTAAATTCTAATGTATCTGTTGGGGAGTGCAGCTTCATAGCGGTTCCGGTGAGTTCGTAAGACTTAGCACTTGTGAGTATACGTTCAAATAACCTTTCTAAACCACTGCCAGCACTACTAGGGTTTGTGTCTTCCATACCTCTTATCATTAAAATCTCAATAGCACCCTGCTCATCAAAAGTATATTCTCCCCAAAACCCTTGCGTTATCTTTCCCCCGAAGGCGTATCTACCTTTACTCACCCGAGTTGATCTGAAATAGATGAAAAAGTTATGATCTACCAAATTTACGTTCAGCGGAGCATAATCCCCGTTAATACTGACCAACCGCCACCGCTGTTGAATAGCCGCCGGATACGAATAGTAGCTACTACTACTTGGTTTATCCATATATTCGCTCAAGCTTTTTCCGTGTAAAGTGATAAATATAGGAGAGCCGCAGCCCAGTAGTAGCCCGCAAAATGTAACCAGTAGCAGCATTTCTCTCATTTCTACTAATTTAATTTTTAGAGAGTGCCATTAGTGTATCAAACGCGAAGATTAGCCAAGAAGTTGAAAGGTTACAAGTTCAAGGTTACCCAAACTTGTAACTTGCAAACTTTCAACCAAAAATTAAGGCACTTCCGCTCCACAATTCACTAGAGCCTCCTCCAACGCCCAACCGGTAAATGAGGCGTAGTTAAAATCAATATACTTACGCTGCTCACCCGTTGGATTCATCATACTTTTAATTTTCTGTTGCATCTGAGTCGCTAGCGGACAGGACTTATTGCCGATGAGTTGCAGACTTCGGGCTGCTTGTAGGGCTAGCCAGTTACGTTCGTCACCCAGCCACTTTTCGTACACCGGGTAGGCAGGTTCGCAGTTGCCTAGTAGGCAGAGCGTTTCGGCAGCCATGAGTTGCACTGCCGGGGATTCGTCTTGCAGAGCATTTTCTATTTGCGATTGGTGCGCACTGGCTTCTTTCTCCAAATTTCTAAGTCCTACCATTGCCCAAAATCGAACTCCGGCATCGGGGCTTTCTAGGGTGGTAACAAGTTTTTGCGGATCAGCCATACCCACCATTTCGGCAGCTTCTAGCACTTGCTCCACATCAAAACCTTCTGCACTATTAGCCACTTCATAAGGTGAAGAGTTTTCGGCTCGTAGCAACATTTCGGTTTCGTACAGTAAGCCAATGTCTTTCTTTTCAATCATCCGTTGGTTTAGTTGATGGTGCAAATCTTGTTTGATACTCTGATAATCGGCAGCATCAGCCAGATTACTCAATTCCTGTGGGTCTTGTTGCAAATCGTATAGCTCCTCAGTAGGCTTGGCTTGCCACATCTCCATTGACTCTTCCGAAAGGGTTCCGGCTTCTTTGTACTGTCGCAGCAGACGATAGCTTTCTTTCTGATCGCCGGAAATACGTCCCGGCTGAATGTAGGGCAGATACGGCATGTAGTGACGAATGTAGATGTAGCGATCATTCAGGACTGCTCGTGACATTTCGTACATATCATCGGCTCGGCTGCGAGCACCGTACACGTAATCACGCGATTTGGCCATCTCTTCACCCAAAAACGCTTGCCCCTGCATATGGTTAGGAATAGTTACTCCTGCCAGATTGAGGGTAGTAGGAGCAAAATCTACGAAACTAACCAACTGCTCAGTTTCCGTTCCCATCGCTTGCGGAGCCAGGTGCTGATACTTTTCGGGAATCCGTACCAGCAACGGCACATGCAATCCGGTTTTATACAACCATCGCTTATAGCGCGGTAAGCCATAACCGTGGTCGGCAAAGACAAAAATGATGGTATTTTCGGTTAATCCGTCCGCATCCAAACTGTCCAGAATTTCACCCACTTGCCGATCAAACTCCGTAATCA
This region of Tunicatimonas pelagia genomic DNA includes:
- a CDS encoding DUF6364 family protein, which codes for MPTKLTLTLDKTIIEKAKQYAKHTNRSLSDLVESYLERITSSEEAIEEVPKEFEGLFGSVDLPTDTDDKQTVRTILAEKHWR
- a CDS encoding PIN domain-containing protein encodes the protein MLDACAVGDLAKRDANTLDHIKALSPSEVKISCITAHELRYGLFRNPQMKKTTREAVLGFLNDVEILPFTENEAMVAARIRANLQKKGQPIGA
- a CDS encoding type II toxin-antitoxin system RelE/ParE family toxin, which produces MNREIVWSPLAQQDVEQQLDYLTREWRMQVGIDLLERIDEVLAAITSDPTTYYQVDASRQIHKFMVNKYTVLYYQVTTEAIRLITFWDGRQDEKKLTERLKNS
- a CDS encoding CopG family transcriptional regulator; translation: MNISIYLPEALKIQIDSYAKNKGISKNAAIRRAIEQLLQREQKSSWGTWIDKLVDEPTLDRFESYRSELKSPRDDIF
- a CDS encoding IS3 family transposase; translation: MFAFMKQHTHQFAIEKMCKVLRVSRSGYYKWLQRKPSKRSEENDQLQKKIKTIFDKSHQRYGSPKITHELKKEGMHVSRPRVARMMKKMGLKSIVKKKYVVTTDSKHNFPASENLLNRQFSVDRPAEVWVSDITYIKVARGWMYLTVMLDLYDRKVVGWAMSESLQAVHTVIPAWKMAIRNRPTTKKLILHSDRGVQYACQDFRKILEAHPFVAQSMSRKGDCWDNAVAEAFFKILKSEMVNHFSFPFVKIARQKIFEFIEGWYNRERQHAYLGHLSPDEFYQKNWITKAT
- a CDS encoding type II toxin-antitoxin system RelE/ParE family toxin, with amino-acid sequence MRLRLASQNKIEMAYTVIWSVEAETTYANLLNFLEERWSDRQINRFIERSEEVIRFIGNNPLMYPCSKTREIHRAVISKQTSLYYYITGEVVVLLSFEDNRQNPKRSKY
- a CDS encoding dihydrofolate reductase family protein, which gives rise to MQSKIVYYVATSIDGFIAGSHNDISSFFYEGEGVEKYKSDLSGFDTVLMGRKTYEVGFKFGLKPGSKAYPGMRNYIFSEHLYLENCEEGVHVCSMDANLIKEIRKTSTKDIYLCGGGMLAAWLLQHGQVDEVRIKINPIILGTGVKLFSNLDRTWKLHLTNQESFDEGMTILSYDVIK
- a CDS encoding transposase codes for the protein MKTPRKRYDQEFKRMIVELYKSGKTARSISEEFGIRVEFVSRWKRELARYQEASFSGNGNHRMTEEQAEITRLKKELKEAQIERDILKKAVSIFSRNDRAA
- a CDS encoding type II toxin-antitoxin system VapC family toxin, which codes for MKVYFLDINIILDFLGNRKPFGKFALQIFNQGRTKQWQLWTSDNSIITAYYILEKEVGRDDAKEKIGRLLQYINIQPIYKEDLLAAITSKFKDFEDGAQYFCALRQGEVDAIITRNKKDFKASQIPILGSEEVIL
- a CDS encoding serine hydrolase domain-containing protein — its product is MIKNIATFILFSVFANTASYGQNTYTYQQPEKLEDGWMTSDLQSQKIDTTRIYQLFSQLQREEHKIHSVLLVKDGRLILEEYFGGNSVDQPHDLRSTTKSIRAILMGIAIDKGVIESVNDPIFKYLKTPVPTKNLDDRKEDITIKHLLTMSTGLECNDWDKKSKGQEDRVYKKKDWLQYTLNLPMVNDPGTVSNYCSMGVVLAAEIISQASGTAIDQFAEKCLFEPLGIHNVQWGHTSDKNVIPSGKRLYLTSRDMAKIGQLILNRGQWNGKQVVSAQWIEEATTPKTKITGIDYGYLWWNIPFKVNGNITIAKVATGNGGQYIMVIPEMDMVAVFTGGAYNSEEDKLPFAILRDIFLPTFARE
- a CDS encoding type II toxin-antitoxin system VapC family toxin, which translates into the protein MVLVDSNIIIYGIHPDYQSVRDYLAQQEIAVSDITFIEVLGFHALTEKDEKKLKQLFSVCHRYGLDAKVIEQAINLRQQKKISLGDTIIAATALEHELLLVTANEEDFDWIADLKIHNPVTS
- a CDS encoding helix-turn-helix domain-containing protein: MILNFHISDYPIRNFISSIICYEGYTGSSNFEMLLPDGSPRLIITLDDNPRYSITNAENTNKPTRLSSSWITGFLSRPIIYLSEKNASTISVQFEAYGLAHLLKVPANEINNQLLDPELISSTGLAELREKLILKKAFKDRIALLETFFLKKLSNTEFRSGIKEVIMNFGTYDHATLKSLSVEHKYSQKHILSEFKKSIGTTPKKLQTLNRINRAIKLLNEPQSISFAQIAYSCGFYDQTHFIKKFKEVTLMTPGAYVKRNKAYPHVINLD